A part of Neodiprion pinetum isolate iyNeoPine1 chromosome 4, iyNeoPine1.2, whole genome shotgun sequence genomic DNA contains:
- the LOC138190786 gene encoding uncharacterized protein, protein MTIAEYIERQTDLFRRICRTLENLRKLGEAKTTLGQVQSRLDALNSNWLKFQDMHETVDQIRIAAKGDQLDAIKRLSYFAKDYYGQCEEQYLNAKGEMLDLLGTLRTLSAPIVPTAVAPQLTTGGASKRLPRIELPTFSGNYSDWKSVHDLFTSNVRENSQLSEVEKLHYLKTSLTDEPSQLIKNIALTAENFPRAWETLVSRYENKRLLTDSHLATLFAIPRVTKKSSSELKSLHSNTCEALGALELLDSPEKLGDHIIVHMTIRKLDPASLEEWEKSVSEKLEPPTFAELKAFLIGRIHTLEAVEQAHAQNQIATSKPHSSQGRSNLQTTRSHTAQSKEQSCACCKGNHYIAFCSTFRDKSLDQRREVVSAKKLCFNCLGPHQQKDCRSNKTCRVCNGRHHSLLHRNSSSISTAANSGTSQGQAAVAQPAVQNAPISNSASQVSNHSAQPTMIKRSPVLFATVQLIASNPETGERIIARALLDQGSESSFVTESLAQQLRLRRHQATIPIIGVGAHQSAVTRGIATLQLQSRAHTSFSCQVEALVLPRLTSYLPSFRLLVEDWPHLRGLNLADPSFAHPSQIDVILGADIYSNIIGQGVRRGAPGTPIAQETQFGWVLSGCVSAEAASPSYSAVQGFQCSLDHELLDLVQQFWKQDEVSKPLARTSEEERCEQHFCETVSRTASGRYVLRLPLKDNSVELGNSRNPAHQMLLRLEKRFGSDPKLKETYSSFLREYRELGHMRRAINTPEDNSRVFYLPHHGVVRDSSSTTKLRVVFNGSQRTNLGLSLNDNLLVGPKVQTDLADVLLRWRQYPVAFSSDVVKMYRQILVHNDDQDFQRILWREEPELPIEEYQLTTVTYVLASAPYLAIRVLHQLVQDEGKQYPFASHVILENTYVDDILPGAEDVDQGREKINELNQLLKAGGFELQKWTSSHPETLVDISQNHQEIAMHLNLDQSPLFRAFGLAWRPDIDAFAFSPQIHQTRDNFTKRKVPSQTAQLFDPLGWLSPITIRAKIFMQELWALGFDWDEPLSTSLSSRWIEFLQDLQGISAITIPRWIGSSSASLGIEIHGFADASQSALGAVIYAQTYINTHEVRVSLVCAKTKVAPLKKVTIPRLELCAANLLVRLMCHVEKTLNFENTPVYLWTDSTVALAWIKSHPSRWKEFVRNRVTEIQEFARAHWYHISGFENPADLASRGTSPEQLQKSELWTFGPSWLSKPSVNWPSLSPRPEENIHLEERKGLSTHIATAKPLQIWDLVDRYSKLSTLLKVTSLCKRAANRFLAKTTSNRVNTSITVGPISTLELSDAQLFWTKVTQQAYFAEEIRQIKTSSSLTRSHPLSRLTPFIDSNGFLRVGGRLNHLLLSYDEKHPLILPRESSFSTLIIDHHHRLTLHGGPQLTLATIRQRYWILGGRVPIRMFIHRCVPCARHRATLSSQQMGQLPQSRVTQSRPFLHSGVDYTSPFSI, encoded by the coding sequence ATGACGATCGCCGAATACATTGAACGTCAAACCGATCTCTTCAGGCGCATCTGTCGCACTCTCGAAAACTTGCGCAAGCTCGGTGAAGCAAAAACAACCCTCGGTCAAGTGCAATCGCGATTGGAtgctttaaattcaaattggctGAAGTTCCAAGACATGCACGAGACAGTCGATCAAATTAGAATCGCAGCAAAAGGTGATCAACTCGACGCTATCAAAAGACTTTCGTATTTCGCGAAAGACTATTACGGACAGTGCGAAGAGCAATACTTAAACGCGAAGGGAGAGATGCTCGATCTACTCGGAACTCTCAGGACTCTATCGGCACCGATCGTGCCAACAGCCGTAGCCCCCCAACTCACAACTGGAGGAGCCTCAAAACGGCTACCACGCATCGAATTGCCTACGTTCTCGGGCAATTACTCAGACTGGAAGTCTGTCCACGACCTCTTCACATCAAACGTTCGCGAAAATTCGCAACTCTCGGAAGTGGAAAAACTGCACTACCTAAAAACAAGTCTCACCGATGAACCGTCACAACTCATTAAAAACATCGCTCTTACCGCTGAAAACTTCCCTCGAGCCTGGGAAACTCTCGTCTCACGGTACGAAAACAAGAGACTTTTGACGGATTCTCATCTCGCGACACTTTTCGCGATTCCTCGTGTCACGAAAAAGTCGTCATCAGAACTGAAGAGCTTGCACAGCAACACTTGCGAAGCTCTTGGCGCACTCGAACTTCTCGATAGTCCCGAGAAATTAGGGGATCACATCATCGTGCACATGACGATTCGCAAGCTCGACCCAGCATCTCTCGAAGAGTGGGAGAAAAGTGTTAGCGAGAAACTCGAGCCCCCCACGTTTGCGGAGCTCAAGGCGTTTCTCATCGGTCGCATCCACACCCTCGAAGCCGTGGAGCAAGCTCATGCTCAAAATCAAATCGCGACGTCGAAACCGCACTCATCGCAAGGAAGGTCAAATCTTCAGACGACAAGGTCACATACAGCGCAATCAAAGGAACAGTCGTGTGCTTGTTGCAAAGGCAACCACTACATCGCGTTCTGTTCGACCTTTCGCGACAAATCTCTGGATCAAAGAAGGGAAGTGGTTTCTGCGAAAAAGCTTTGCTTCAATTGTCTCGGTCCACATCAGCAGAAGGACTGTCGATCCAACAAAACGTGTCGCGTGTGCAACGGTCGACATCATTCCTTGCTGCATCGAAACTCTTCTTCAATCTCGACAGCTGCCAACAGCGGCACATCTCAAGGACAGGCCGCAGTAGCGCAACCTGCAGTGCAGAACGCACCGATCTCGAACAGCGCCTCTCAGGTGAGCAACCACTCAGCTCAGCCTACAATGATCAAGCGCTCTCCAGTTCTTTTCGCCACAGTGCAATTGATCGCTTCGAATCCGGAGACTGGAGAAAGAATCATCGCTCGCGCTCTACTCGATCAAGGATCCGAAAGTTCATTCGTCACGGAGTCGCTAGCGCAACAATTGCGACTACGTCGGCATCAAGCAACGATACCGATCATTGGCGTCGGAGCTCATCAATCGGCAGTGACTCGCGGCATCGCGACATTGCAACTCCAATCTCGTGCTCACACCTCGTTCTCATGTCAGGTGGAGGCACTCGTGCTTCCACGACTCACATCGTATCTACCCTCATTTCGACTTCTCGTCGAAGACTGGCCTCATCTACGAGGACTCAACCTCGCGGATCCAAGCTTTGCACATCCCAGTCAAATCGACGTAATTCTCGGAGCTGACATCTACAGCAACATCATTGGTCAAGGAGTTCGAAGAGGAGCACCAGGAACACCAATCGCGCAAGAAACTCAGTTCGGTTGGGTCCTCTCCGGCTGCGTTTCAGCGGAAGCAGCAAGCCCCTCGTATAGCGCAGTCCAAGGCTTCCAATGCTCCCTCGATCACGAACTGCTTGATCTCGTGCAGCAGTTTTGGAAGCAGGACGAAGTGTCGAAACCTTTGGCACGAACTTCCGAAGAAGAGCGTTGTGAGCAACACTTTTGCGAAACGGTTTCTCGAACTGCGTCCGGTCGTTACGTACTTCGGCTGCCGCTCAAAGACAATTCGGTAGAGCTCGGCAACTCGCGGAATCCCGCGCATCAAATGCTCCTTCGTCTGGAGAAACGGTTCGGTAGCGACCCGAAACTCAAAGAGACTTACTCGAGCTTCCTTCGTGAATATCGTGAACTCGGGCACATGCGTCGCGCTATCAATACACCTGAAGACAATTCCCGCGTGTTTTATCTTCCCCATCACGGTGTAGTTCGCGACAGCAGTTCAACAACAAAGTTGCGTGTCGTGTTCAACGGGTCTCAAAGAACCAACCTCGGACTCTCTCTCAATGACAATCTTCTCGTCGGTCCAAAAGTGCAAACCGACCTCGCGGACGTTCTCTTACGCTGGCGACAATATCCAGTCGCGTTCTCATCAGACGTCGTCAAGATGTACCGACAAATTTTGGTCCACAATGATGACCAAGATTTTCAGCGAATCCTCTGGAGGGAAGAACCAGAGCTACCGATTGAAGAATATCAACTGACTACGGTAACGTATGTTCTTGCAAGCGCTCCGTATCTCGCGATCCGTGTTCTTCATCAACTCGTTCAGGACGAAGGTAAGCAGTATCCCTTTGCGAGCCACGTCATTCTCGAGAACACGTACGTCGACGACATCCTCCCAGGAGCAGAGGACGTTGATCAAGGTCGCGAGAAAATCAACGAACTCAATCAATTGCTCAAGGCGGGCGGCTTTGAACTTCAAAAGTGGACTTCAAGCCACCCAGAAACTCTCGTTGACATTTCTCAAAACCATCAAGAGATCGCGATGCATCTGAATCTCGATCAAAGTCCACTCTTTCGGGCTTTCGGTCTTGCGTGGAGACCAGACATTGACGCGTTTGCGTTCTCTCCGCAAATTCATCAAACTCGGGACAATTTCACGAAACGAAAAGTTCCCTCACAAACCGCGCAGCTCTTTGATCCTCTCGGATGGCTCTCGCCGATCACGATCAGAGCCAAAATCTTCATGCAGGAATTGTGGGCACTCGGTTTCGACTGGGACGAGCCTCTCTCAACTTCATTATCCTCGCGATGGATCGAGTTTCTACAAGATCTTCAAGGCATCTCAGCTATCACCATCCCACGATGGATCGGGTCAAGTTCAGCATCTCTCGGGATAGAGATCCACGGTTTTGCGGACGCCTCTCAAAGTGCATTAGGCGCAGTGATCTACGCGCAAACGTATATCAACACTCACGAAGTGCGCGTTTCACTAGTGTGCGCGAAAACTAAAGTAGCGCCGCTAAAGAAGGTGACAATTCCTCGTCTCGAACTCTGTGCTGCGAATCTTCTCGTCCGGTTGATGTGTCATGTGGAAAAGACTcttaatttcgaaaacaccCCGGTCTATCTGTGGACGGATTCCACAGTCGCGCTCGCGTGGATCAAAAGCCACCCATCGCGGTGGAAGGAATTCGTTCGTAATCGCGTAACGGAAATCCAAGAGTTCGCGCGCGCTCATTGGTATCACATCTCGGGTTTTGAAAACCCCGCTGATCTTGCGTCTCGTGGTACATCTCCGGAGCAACTTCAAAAATCAGAACTTTGGACCTTCGGACCATCCTGGCTCTCGAAGCCTTCTGTCAATTGGCCATCCTTATCTCCGCGACCGGAAGAAAACATTCATCtcgaggaaagaaaagggCTGTCGACGCACATCGCAACTGCTAAGCCGCTACAAATCTGGGATCTCGTCGATCGCTACTCAAAACTATCGACTCTCCTCAAAGTCACATCATTGTGTAAACGCGCAGCAAATCGGTTCCTCGCGAAGACGACATCGAATCGCGTAAACACGTCTATCACTGTCGGACCGATCTCTACTCTCGAATTGAGCGACGCCCAACTGTTTTGGACCAAGGTGACCCAGCAGGCGTACTTTGCAGAAGAAATTCGCCAAATCAAGACAAGCTCAAGTCTCACTCGAAGTCATCCACTATCGCGACTCACGCCGTTCATCGATTCGAACGGATTCCTCAGAGTCGGTGGTCGACTGAATCACTTATTGCTTTCGTATGACGAAAAGCACCCGCTCATCTTGCCTCGCGAATCATCGTTCTCCACATTGATCAtcgatcatcatcatcggtTGACGCTCCACGGAGGTCCGCAACTCACTCTCGCTACAATCCGACAGCGGTACTGGATCCTGGGAGGAAGAGTACCGATCCGCATGTTCATACATCGTTGCGTTCCTTGTGCGCGTCATCGCGCCACCCTCAGCAGCCAACAGATGGGCCAACTCCCTCAGTCTCGAGTCACGCAATCAAGGCCGTTTCTTCACTCTGGCGTTGACTACACTAGTCCATTCTCGATTTGA